Proteins from a single region of Mucilaginibacter daejeonensis:
- a CDS encoding acyltransferase family protein produces MTPTPMDNPAVSAAPKKTNYDFVDHIRALAIIAIVGEHSLGAGVPLTAASSKYGFYLYMVQLTKFGTIAFFLLAGFLISDKFTLYTPGEYLKRRFNNTFGPWLFWSLVFLAVFTINLRVKENMYHDGRFNMSAILAEVKEIYLYTNYWFIINFMVSITLLLIFKKYLYNKWFGGILLLFTIFYSINVHYEWISAAHTTAILGFVFFLWLGAQLRKNFELVDQWLAKVPYWVLILLVIATGYAAVQEAIYLEHQHSVHNFNTLKATNVLYSLSMFALLLKAKTFKALYYLKPRDTTFGMYLVHAIVLGFVTPEILRPLHVDQAQMAIPYFVAYKTVFFVITYAITLLIVRVIGATKAKGVIGN; encoded by the coding sequence ATGACCCCTACCCCGATGGATAACCCTGCCGTAAGTGCCGCCCCTAAAAAGACCAACTATGATTTTGTTGATCATATACGTGCGCTGGCCATCATTGCCATTGTGGGCGAGCATAGCCTGGGTGCCGGGGTGCCTTTAACGGCGGCATCATCCAAATATGGGTTCTACCTGTATATGGTGCAGCTCACCAAGTTCGGTACTATTGCCTTCTTTTTGCTGGCCGGCTTCCTGATCAGTGACAAGTTCACGCTTTATACACCCGGCGAGTACCTGAAACGCCGCTTTAATAATACGTTCGGGCCGTGGCTATTCTGGTCGCTGGTGTTCCTGGCTGTATTTACCATTAACCTGCGGGTGAAGGAGAACATGTATCATGATGGGCGCTTTAATATGAGCGCCATACTGGCCGAGGTAAAGGAGATATACCTGTATACCAACTACTGGTTCATCATCAACTTTATGGTGAGCATCACGCTGTTGCTCATCTTTAAAAAGTACCTGTACAACAAATGGTTCGGGGGTATACTGCTGCTATTCACCATATTTTACAGTATCAACGTACATTATGAGTGGATATCGGCCGCACACACCACGGCCATATTAGGCTTTGTGTTCTTTTTATGGCTGGGTGCGCAACTGCGTAAGAATTTTGAACTGGTTGATCAATGGCTGGCCAAAGTACCTTACTGGGTGCTGATCCTGTTAGTGATCGCCACCGGTTACGCCGCAGTGCAGGAGGCCATCTACCTCGAGCATCAACACAGTGTTCATAACTTCAACACGCTTAAGGCCACTAACGTGCTTTACTCGCTATCGATGTTCGCGTTGTTGCTCAAGGCCAAGACCTTTAAGGCACTTTATTACCTGAAACCGCGTGATACCACTTTTGGGATGTACCTGGTGCATGCGATCGTACTGGGATTTGTGACGCCCGAGATCTTAAGACCCTTGCACGTCGATCAGGCCCAAATGGCCATTCCATACTTTGTGGCTTATAAAACGGTATTCTTTGTGATCACCTATGCCATCACCCTGCTCATTGTCCGGGTTATCGGTGCAACCAAAGCCAAAGGCGTCATCGGCAATTGA
- a CDS encoding replication-associated recombination protein A, translating to MNNLPPLAERMRPRTLDDYVGQKHLVGPGAVLRKAIESGNLPSMIFWGPPGVGKTTLAYIISQGLSRPFFSLSAINSGVKDVREVIEKASLLKQGGQTLPVLFIDEIHRFSKSQQDSLLGAVERGIVTLIGATTENPSFEVISALLSRCQVYILQHLEESDLLALLNKAMTEDEVLKHKNITLKEHEALLRLSGGDARKLLNIFELLLNAIDAPEIVVTNDAVLENVQQNMALYDKAGEQHYDIISAFIKSMRGSDPNGAVYWLARMLVGGEDPTFIARRMLILASEDIGNANPNALLLAQSCFDAVKVIGIPESQLILSQTAIYLATSPKSNSATTAIGAAIALVKQTGDLPVPLHLRNAPTKLMKNIGYGKEYKYAHSYEGNFIDQDFLPEAIRGTIIYDPGNNARENEAREKMKKYWTQRYKY from the coding sequence ATGAATAATTTGCCGCCGTTGGCCGAGCGTATGCGGCCAAGAACGCTGGATGATTATGTGGGACAGAAACACCTGGTGGGGCCTGGCGCGGTGCTTCGCAAAGCGATAGAGAGTGGGAACCTGCCATCCATGATCTTTTGGGGGCCACCCGGGGTGGGTAAGACCACGCTAGCCTATATCATTTCGCAAGGCTTATCACGCCCGTTCTTTTCGTTGAGCGCCATCAATTCGGGTGTAAAGGATGTGCGCGAGGTGATCGAGAAGGCCTCTTTACTTAAGCAAGGCGGACAAACCTTGCCAGTTCTATTTATCGATGAGATACACCGTTTCTCGAAATCGCAGCAAGACTCGTTGCTGGGTGCGGTAGAACGTGGTATCGTTACCCTGATCGGCGCCACTACCGAGAACCCTTCGTTCGAGGTCATCTCGGCGTTACTGTCGCGGTGCCAGGTATATATATTACAGCATTTGGAGGAGAGCGACCTGCTGGCCCTGCTCAACAAGGCCATGACCGAGGATGAGGTGCTCAAGCATAAGAACATCACTTTAAAGGAGCACGAGGCCCTGCTTCGCCTTTCGGGCGGCGATGCACGTAAACTGCTCAACATATTTGAATTATTACTGAACGCCATTGACGCACCCGAGATCGTGGTGACCAACGATGCCGTGCTGGAGAACGTACAGCAGAACATGGCCCTGTATGATAAGGCCGGGGAGCAGCATTACGATATCATCTCGGCGTTCATCAAATCGATGCGGGGAAGCGACCCTAATGGTGCGGTGTACTGGCTGGCCCGTATGCTGGTAGGCGGCGAGGACCCAACCTTCATTGCCCGCCGTATGCTTATACTGGCCTCAGAGGATATTGGCAATGCCAACCCTAATGCTTTATTATTGGCGCAAAGCTGCTTTGACGCAGTGAAGGTGATCGGCATACCCGAGTCGCAACTGATCTTGTCGCAAACGGCGATATATTTGGCCACTTCGCCTAAAAGCAACTCGGCCACTACGGCTATAGGTGCCGCTATCGCTTTGGTGAAACAGACCGGCGACCTGCCCGTACCCTTACACCTGCGTAACGCTCCTACTAAACTGATGAAGAATATTGGCTACGGCAAGGAATACAAATATGCCCACAGTTACGAGGGCAACTTTATTGACCAGGACTTCTTACCAGAAGCCATCCGCGGAACCATCATTTACGACCCCGGCAACAACGCCCGCGAGAACGAGGCCCGCGAAAAGATGAAGAAGTACTGGACACAACGTTACAAATACTGA
- the rlmD gene encoding 23S rRNA (uracil(1939)-C(5))-methyltransferase RlmD — protein MRKGKRTPNLRFDDVAVIDIAEEGKGVGKAEDLVLFIEKAVPGDVVDIEVYRKKKNFGEAKITTLKQPSEHRTDAFCQHFGTCGGCKWQHMTYEAQLQFKQKAVTDALTRLAKLDVSHCLPIVGSPADRYYRNKLEYTFSNKRWLNDGENRTYEAVDMDALGFHIPGRFDKILDIEYCYLQADPSNDLRLQIRDHAKKHGMSFYDVREHTGALRNLIIRTSSTGELMVIVVFAYATEEQIRELMGYVEREFPQVTSLLYIINQKKNDTIFDQDVIAWKGPEYIHEHMDDIRFRIGPKSFYQTNAVQAKRLYEIARDMAQFKGDELVYDLYTGAGTIANFVAGHVREVIGVEYVPSAIEDAKVNSGINNIHNTKFYAGDMKDVLDASFVAQHGKPDVIITDPPRAGMHADVVDRLMEIEAPRIVYVSCNAATQARDLIVLKEKYDVVQVQPVDMFPHTQHVENVVLLELKK, from the coding sequence ATGAGAAAAGGTAAGAGAACGCCTAACCTGCGGTTCGACGATGTAGCGGTGATCGACATTGCCGAAGAAGGAAAAGGTGTAGGCAAGGCCGAGGATCTGGTACTGTTCATTGAAAAAGCGGTACCCGGCGATGTGGTGGATATAGAGGTCTACCGTAAAAAGAAGAATTTTGGGGAGGCCAAGATCACAACCCTAAAGCAGCCATCTGAGCACCGCACAGATGCATTTTGCCAGCACTTTGGCACCTGCGGCGGTTGTAAATGGCAACACATGACCTATGAGGCCCAATTGCAGTTCAAGCAAAAGGCCGTTACCGATGCGCTTACCCGCCTGGCCAAACTGGATGTGAGCCATTGCCTGCCGATAGTAGGTTCGCCTGCCGATCGTTATTACCGCAATAAACTGGAATATACCTTTAGCAACAAACGCTGGCTCAACGATGGGGAGAACCGTACCTACGAAGCCGTTGACATGGACGCGCTGGGTTTCCACATCCCAGGCCGTTTTGATAAGATCCTGGACATTGAGTATTGCTACCTGCAGGCCGACCCATCCAACGATCTGCGTTTACAGATCCGTGATCATGCCAAAAAGCACGGCATGAGCTTTTATGATGTTCGTGAGCATACCGGCGCGTTACGTAACCTGATCATCCGCACTTCATCTACCGGTGAGCTGATGGTGATCGTGGTGTTCGCTTATGCTACCGAGGAGCAGATCCGTGAGTTGATGGGCTATGTGGAGCGCGAGTTCCCGCAGGTAACGTCGTTGTTATATATCATCAACCAAAAAAAGAACGATACCATATTTGACCAGGACGTGATCGCCTGGAAAGGTCCGGAATATATTCACGAGCACATGGATGACATCCGGTTCCGCATTGGCCCTAAATCGTTCTACCAAACCAATGCCGTGCAAGCCAAGCGCTTGTATGAGATAGCGCGCGACATGGCGCAATTCAAAGGCGACGAACTGGTCTATGACCTGTACACCGGTGCCGGTACGATCGCCAATTTTGTGGCCGGTCATGTACGTGAGGTGATCGGGGTGGAGTATGTGCCATCGGCCATTGAGGATGCCAAGGTGAACTCGGGCATCAACAACATCCACAACACCAAATTTTACGCCGGGGACATGAAGGATGTACTGGATGCCAGCTTTGTGGCCCAGCATGGCAAGCCCGACGTGATCATTACCGATCCGCCGCGCGCAGGCATGCACGCCGACGTGGTGGACCGCCTAATGGAGATCGAGGCGCCGCGCATCGTTTACGTAAGTTGCAATGCTGCCACACAAGCCCGCGATCTTATTGTATTAAAAGAAAAGTACGACGTGGTGCAGGTGCAGCCTGTGGACATGTTCCCGCATACACAACACGTAGAGAACGTGGTACTGCTGGAGTTGAAGAAATAA
- a CDS encoding sensor histidine kinase, protein MKVDHKIINTSILRANLKNLPVSILVGVLICVVRSVFVKKMMPPRDMLLTVMFSVVITMSITSSLYLYERFLRPQRVSLWVFIVAYYASNLLGMLIGVEVSYMLVSLIFRTPYVPLQHFADYRFTFVIVLIVGTILYLLNAQRSQMRARLQEKELDLARIKNLKTQAELQTLQSKINPHFLYNSLNSIASLIHEDADKAEDMTLKLSKLFRYSINSQQENLATVKDEMEIVNTYLDIEKVRFGDRIEFSSNIDPALSHAMMPRFLIQPLVENALKHGLNNTAQDGKLSISLYRKGQRLMIEVADNGRPFPAELDMGYGLQSTYDKLQLLYGDDQEMQLTNEPHKHILISLPLS, encoded by the coding sequence ATGAAAGTAGACCATAAGATCATTAACACCTCCATTTTACGGGCAAATCTGAAAAATCTGCCTGTCAGCATACTGGTTGGGGTACTTATTTGCGTCGTTCGCTCGGTGTTCGTTAAAAAAATGATGCCTCCGCGCGATATGCTGCTCACCGTTATGTTTAGCGTGGTCATCACCATGAGCATCACCAGCAGCCTTTATTTATACGAAAGGTTCCTGCGCCCGCAAAGGGTAAGCCTCTGGGTATTCATCGTAGCATACTATGCTAGTAACTTATTAGGCATGCTCATCGGGGTCGAGGTGTCGTACATGCTTGTATCCTTGATCTTCCGTACACCTTACGTACCGCTCCAGCATTTTGCCGATTATCGATTCACTTTCGTCATCGTACTGATCGTGGGCACCATATTATATTTATTAAATGCACAGCGCTCACAAATGCGTGCGCGCCTGCAGGAAAAGGAACTTGACCTGGCTCGCATCAAGAACCTAAAGACCCAGGCCGAACTACAGACCTTGCAATCCAAGATCAATCCGCATTTTTTATATAACTCGCTTAATTCGATAGCCAGCCTGATCCATGAGGATGCCGATAAGGCTGAGGACATGACACTCAAACTGTCAAAGCTTTTTCGGTACAGTATCAACAGCCAGCAGGAGAATCTGGCCACCGTGAAAGATGAGATGGAGATCGTGAACACGTACCTGGATATCGAGAAGGTTCGCTTTGGCGACCGTATCGAGTTCAGCTCTAACATTGACCCGGCGTTATCACATGCCATGATGCCCCGTTTCCTGATACAGCCCTTGGTGGAGAACGCACTGAAGCACGGCCTGAATAACACCGCGCAGGATGGTAAACTCAGTATAAGCCTTTACCGCAAAGGCCAGCGCCTTATGATTGAGGTGGCCGACAACGGACGCCCCTTCCCCGCCGAGCTGGACATGGGTTACGGCCTGCAAAGCACCTATGATAAATTGCAGTTACTTTATGGCGATGACCAGGAAATGCAGCTTACTAATGAACCACACAAGCACATCCTGATCAGCTTGCCTTTATCCTGA
- a CDS encoding phosphoribosyltransferase family protein: MPDKILILNHQQIQQKLDRIAYQILEDNFEEEEVVIAGILSQGSVIAGRLKAVLEKIAPFKISMINIQIEKNSSHLQFSVDTDIKICENKAVILVDDVLNSGKTLAYGFGVFLDVPLKKLRTVVLVDRNHKSFPVSTDYAGIALSTVLKQHVYVSLNESGEDDAVYLG, translated from the coding sequence ATGCCCGATAAGATCTTAATACTGAACCACCAGCAGATACAGCAAAAGCTTGATCGTATAGCGTACCAGATCCTTGAAGATAATTTTGAGGAAGAGGAAGTGGTGATCGCGGGCATCCTGTCGCAAGGCAGCGTGATCGCCGGCAGGTTGAAGGCCGTGCTGGAAAAGATCGCACCGTTCAAGATCAGCATGATCAATATCCAGATCGAGAAGAACAGCAGCCATTTGCAATTCAGTGTTGATACCGATATCAAGATCTGTGAGAACAAGGCCGTGATCCTGGTAGATGACGTGCTGAACAGCGGCAAGACCCTGGCCTATGGCTTCGGCGTTTTCCTTGACGTGCCACTAAAAAAACTGCGTACCGTGGTACTGGTGGATCGTAACCACAAAAGCTTCCCTGTAAGTACCGATTATGCAGGTATAGCCCTTTCAACCGTACTTAAACAACACGTTTACGTGTCGCTAAATGAGAGCGGCGAGGACGACGCAGTGTATCTGGGTTAG
- a CDS encoding ABC transporter ATP-binding protein, whose translation MKTYFRLLSFAKPIEKFAIPYIITTLLAVVFNTLNLALLIPLLQTLFFKNDPATTAAYINAAPPSIFNLSAFFNYYVNLMVSQYGDWGALKYACGIVVGSVFLGNVFRYLSQRTMENLRAHTLLNLRRSVFNNVMDLHMGYFNNERKGDIISKIASDVQVVQYSVTGTLQVVFKEPMQIIFYVCALLAISVKLTIYSLLVIPISGLIISRIVKRLKQQAVALQSTYGVMISYLDEALSGIKIVKAFNAGNFTKDRFDAENLKYTRIIKAMARRQQMASPVSETLGAVTIAALILYGGYLIFNHDTELSPAAFIGYIALFSQVTRPVKSISDSFSSIHSGIAAGERVLELIDERSAVTDDPQAIELPGFEQQITFEKVSFAYGDNEVLHEVDLTIPKGKTVALVGPSGGGKSTMMDLIPRFADPSNGLIRIDGHDIKKVTMGSLRNLMGVVNQESILFNDTIFNNIAFAKPWATQQEVEAAARIANAHNFISETENGYQTNIGDRGSKLSGGQKQRICIARAVLSNPPIMLLDEATSALDTESEKLVQDALNNLMRNRTSLIIAHRLSTIQNADIIVVLEKGRVVEQGTHTELMQHNGVYRKLITMQTFQS comes from the coding sequence ATGAAGACATATTTCAGGCTGTTATCGTTCGCTAAGCCGATCGAGAAGTTCGCCATACCATATATTATAACCACACTGCTGGCCGTGGTTTTCAATACCCTTAACCTGGCTTTGCTGATCCCGCTGCTGCAAACTTTGTTTTTTAAGAACGACCCGGCCACTACGGCGGCTTACATCAATGCTGCTCCGCCATCGATATTTAACCTGAGCGCTTTCTTTAACTATTACGTGAACTTAATGGTGAGCCAGTACGGCGATTGGGGCGCACTCAAGTATGCCTGCGGTATCGTTGTAGGTTCAGTGTTCTTAGGTAACGTTTTCAGGTACCTGTCTCAACGTACCATGGAGAACCTGCGTGCTCATACATTGCTCAACCTGCGCCGCTCGGTGTTCAATAACGTGATGGACCTGCACATGGGTTACTTTAACAATGAGCGTAAGGGGGATATCATTTCCAAGATCGCCTCTGACGTGCAGGTGGTACAATACTCGGTGACCGGTACCCTGCAGGTAGTTTTCAAAGAGCCGATGCAGATCATCTTTTACGTGTGTGCGTTGCTGGCCATCTCGGTCAAACTGACCATTTACTCGCTATTGGTCATCCCGATCTCGGGCCTGATCATCTCACGTATCGTAAAACGCCTTAAGCAGCAGGCCGTGGCGTTGCAAAGTACTTATGGGGTTATGATCAGTTACTTGGACGAAGCCCTATCAGGTATCAAGATCGTTAAGGCGTTCAATGCCGGTAATTTTACTAAAGACCGCTTTGATGCCGAGAATTTGAAATATACTCGTATCATCAAAGCTATGGCCCGCAGACAGCAAATGGCCTCTCCCGTGTCAGAAACGTTGGGGGCGGTCACGATCGCGGCGTTGATCCTGTATGGCGGTTATTTGATCTTTAATCACGATACCGAACTGAGCCCGGCTGCTTTTATCGGTTACATCGCCTTGTTCTCGCAAGTGACCCGGCCGGTCAAGTCCATATCTGATTCATTCAGTAGCATCCACTCAGGCATTGCCGCGGGCGAACGTGTGCTGGAGCTGATCGATGAGCGTTCGGCCGTTACTGATGACCCGCAAGCTATCGAGTTGCCTGGCTTTGAGCAGCAGATCACTTTCGAGAAAGTGTCCTTTGCCTATGGCGACAACGAGGTATTACACGAGGTCGATCTGACCATACCTAAAGGCAAGACCGTTGCATTGGTCGGTCCTTCGGGTGGTGGTAAATCCACCATGATGGACCTGATCCCGCGCTTTGCCGACCCAAGCAATGGCTTGATCCGCATAGATGGCCATGACATTAAAAAGGTGACCATGGGCTCGTTGCGTAACCTGATGGGGGTAGTGAACCAGGAATCGATCTTGTTCAACGATACCATTTTCAACAACATCGCCTTTGCTAAGCCCTGGGCCACGCAACAAGAAGTGGAAGCTGCGGCCCGAATAGCCAATGCGCATAACTTTATCTCGGAGACCGAGAATGGCTATCAGACCAACATAGGCGACCGTGGTTCTAAACTTTCGGGCGGACAAAAACAGCGTATCTGTATCGCACGTGCGGTGTTGAGCAATCCGCCGATCATGTTGCTGGATGAGGCTACCTCGGCGTTAGATACCGAATCGGAAAAACTGGTGCAGGATGCGTTGAACAACCTAATGAGGAACCGTACCTCGCTGATCATCGCTCACCGATTGAGCACCATTCAAAATGCCGACATTATCGTTGTTTTGGAGAAGGGCCGCGTGGTCGAGCAAGGCACCCATACCGAACTGATGCAGCACAACGGTGTTTACCGTAAGCTGATCACCATGCAAACCTTTCAATCGTAA
- a CDS encoding porin family protein yields MKRLLFAIAILLFISVTADAQRRGYRKQRSSDDFYQPRVGLTGGLNLANTISSRNSDISTNTRAGFNAGLFVDIPIIYPLSIQPEVLYSQKGYRANTAYGDFAQRANFIDVPIMAKLKVVPALNVLVGPQISFLMNTRNTYYNGFTTLQERRYDYNGDKTFLGGVIGVTVDLNRNVDLRGRYNIDFRENDPDGSSGTPSYRNQVWQFGLGFKF; encoded by the coding sequence ATGAAACGACTATTATTTGCCATAGCGATCCTGTTGTTCATTTCGGTAACGGCCGATGCTCAGCGTCGGGGTTATCGTAAACAACGCTCAAGCGACGATTTTTATCAGCCACGTGTCGGTTTGACCGGCGGGTTGAACCTTGCCAACACCATCAGTTCGCGCAACTCTGATATCAGCACCAACACCCGTGCAGGTTTCAATGCCGGTCTGTTCGTGGATATACCGATCATTTACCCATTATCCATCCAGCCAGAGGTGCTATACTCGCAAAAAGGTTATCGTGCTAACACTGCTTACGGTGATTTTGCCCAGCGCGCCAACTTTATAGATGTGCCGATCATGGCTAAGCTTAAAGTGGTACCGGCCTTGAACGTGTTAGTAGGTCCGCAGATCTCGTTCTTGATGAACACGCGCAATACCTATTACAACGGTTTTACCACCTTGCAGGAAAGAAGATATGATTACAACGGCGACAAGACCTTTTTAGGCGGCGTGATCGGTGTGACCGTAGACCTGAACAGAAATGTTGACCTGCGTGGCCGCTACAACATCGACTTCCGCGAGAACGATCCTGACGGAAGCTCGGGTACACCCAGCTACCGCAACCAGGTATGGCAATTTGGGTTAGGCTTTAAATTTTAA
- a CDS encoding LytR/AlgR family response regulator transcription factor: MNTWTTMIIDDEQLARQRLKRLLKPFDEFDIVAEAINGADGLEKIEALKPQLIFLDIEMPVLNGFEMLSKLQHQPKVIFTTAYDQYAIKAFEEDSVDYLLKPIEAERLEKTVKKLHHTMQQPQANLPIDMLMKHFTIKKDIKTLTVKIGDKILLIKLDDIIYIEAEDKYVFLHTADGKKHLTDLTISSLEEKLPERFLRIHRSSIINTEQIKEIRRGFNGALVFVMNNAEGSKLTSSRSNSEMLRERFDI; encoded by the coding sequence ATGAATACCTGGACCACCATGATCATTGATGACGAGCAACTGGCCCGTCAGCGCCTTAAACGTTTACTAAAGCCTTTTGACGAGTTCGACATTGTAGCCGAGGCCATAAACGGTGCCGACGGACTGGAGAAGATAGAGGCCCTTAAACCCCAACTGATCTTTTTAGACATAGAGATGCCAGTTTTGAACGGCTTTGAGATGTTATCCAAATTGCAGCATCAGCCCAAAGTGATCTTCACCACAGCCTATGATCAGTACGCCATCAAGGCTTTTGAAGAGGATTCGGTAGATTACCTGCTCAAACCCATTGAGGCCGAACGGTTGGAAAAGACCGTTAAAAAACTTCATCATACCATGCAGCAGCCGCAGGCTAACCTGCCCATTGATATGTTGATGAAGCACTTTACGATCAAGAAGGACATCAAGACGCTTACGGTCAAGATCGGGGACAAGATCTTGCTCATCAAGCTGGACGATATCATTTATATAGAGGCTGAGGACAAATACGTTTTCCTCCACACGGCCGATGGCAAGAAGCACCTCACCGACCTTACCATATCGTCGTTGGAAGAAAAGCTGCCCGAACGTTTTTTGCGCATCCATCGCAGCAGCATCATCAATACCGAACAGATCAAAGAGATACGCCGCGGGTTTAATGGCGCACTGGTATTTGTAATGAACAATGCCGAAGGCAGTAAGCTCACCTCAAGCCGATCCAACAGTGAGATGCTTCGCGAGCGGTTCGACATATAG